The following proteins are co-located in the Candidatus Planktophila lacus genome:
- a CDS encoding protein jag: MSEETTEVLENETAEAGTPTKKAPKTIARLEEEGDIAADYLEGLLDIADLDGDIDIDVENDRASLAIVGGKLRHLVGQEGEVLDAIQELTRLAVQTATGDRSRLMLDIDGFRSGRRKELTALAEKMAEQAKTTGASIKLDPMNAFERKIIHDTIQTLGLSSESDGEDPNRFVVIYPA, translated from the coding sequence ATGAGCGAAGAGACCACAGAAGTATTGGAAAACGAGACGGCAGAAGCGGGTACCCCTACCAAAAAGGCGCCAAAAACAATTGCGCGCCTTGAGGAAGAAGGCGATATCGCAGCGGATTACCTCGAAGGCTTACTAGATATTGCAGACCTAGATGGCGATATCGATATTGATGTGGAAAACGACCGCGCCAGCCTTGCCATTGTGGGCGGAAAGCTCCGCCACCTAGTCGGCCAGGAAGGTGAAGTCCTTGATGCTATCCAGGAGCTAACTCGCCTTGCTGTTCAGACAGCGACCGGCGACCGTAGCCGCTTAATGCTCGATATCGATGGATTCCGCTCAGGCCGCCGCAAGGAGCTAACCGCCCTCGCCGAGAAGATGGCAGAACAGGCAAAGACCACTGGGGCATCGATCAAGCTCGACCCAATGAACGCCTTTGAGCGCAAGATCATCCACGACACAATCCAGACCTTAGGTCTCTCATCTGAGTCAGATGGCGAAGATCCAAACCGCTTCGTCGTCATCTATCCCGCCTAA
- the rsmG gene encoding 16S rRNA (guanine(527)-N(7))-methyltransferase RsmG has protein sequence MTNLQPELDPSQVSRETTIAKYFPGQEDAIRAYAEFLTTAGIERGLIGPREGERIWERHIFNCLPVTQLLPQGASLFDIGSGAGLPGIVIALARPDLKVTLIEPLERRVEFLNEAVAAIATGGVEIAVIRGRAQDVKKSADFVTARAVAPMEKLKKMSWHMVKTGGSLLAMKGESAATEMVGIKGAELHEIKLEGIELGRVIAVRKGSLISA, from the coding sequence ATGACAAATCTCCAGCCGGAGTTAGATCCTTCACAAGTTTCACGTGAAACAACGATTGCCAAGTACTTTCCTGGGCAAGAGGACGCTATCCGCGCCTACGCCGAATTTCTCACCACTGCAGGCATCGAACGAGGGCTAATTGGCCCACGCGAAGGTGAGCGGATCTGGGAGCGCCATATCTTTAACTGCCTACCTGTAACCCAACTCTTGCCGCAGGGGGCCTCCCTCTTCGATATCGGTTCTGGGGCAGGGCTGCCAGGAATTGTTATCGCACTAGCCCGCCCAGATTTAAAAGTGACGCTAATCGAGCCACTTGAGCGCAGAGTTGAGTTCTTAAATGAGGCAGTTGCCGCTATCGCAACCGGCGGGGTCGAGATTGCGGTCATCCGTGGCCGCGCCCAAGATGTAAAGAAGAGCGCAGATTTTGTTACCGCCCGCGCCGTTGCTCCAATGGAGAAGTTGAAGAAGATGAGCTGGCATATGGTGAAAACCGGAGGCTCCCTTTTAGCGATGAAGGGGGAGTCTGCCGCAACCGAGATGGTTGGAATCAAGGGAGCCGAGCTCCACGAGATAAAACTTGAG